The Paenibacillus sophorae genome has a segment encoding these proteins:
- a CDS encoding methionine ABC transporter ATP-binding protein: MIELKDVSKTYTRKGISNEALKGINLKVEKGDIFGVIGYSGAGKSTLIRLVNYLERPTKGQVFVDGHDLGEYSVKDLRAAKKNIGMIFQHFNLLESKKVFDNVAIPLILLKKNKNEIRQRVLELLEFVGLGDKAGSYPSELSGGQKQRVGIARALASNPSILLCDEATSALDPQTTRSILQLLKKINAEYNITVMIITHEMSVIQEICNKVAVMEEGRIIEQGSVLEVFGHPKHPTTQNFVKTVIQNSITNSVQKSIKKEPGSGIYKLEFVGQCASEPIMYKMIRSYAVQVNILFANMTEIEETTLGKVIVQLKGETAEVDKALSFLKSSGVGVEEVEKHDVNYSYN, encoded by the coding sequence ATGATTGAATTAAAGGATGTTTCTAAGACGTACACTCGCAAAGGGATCTCGAACGAAGCCTTAAAGGGAATTAATTTAAAGGTTGAGAAAGGCGATATATTTGGGGTTATCGGCTATAGCGGCGCGGGAAAGAGTACATTGATTCGTTTAGTCAATTATTTGGAAAGACCAACGAAAGGACAGGTTTTTGTCGATGGGCATGATTTAGGTGAATACAGCGTTAAAGATCTGCGTGCCGCCAAAAAAAATATCGGCATGATCTTTCAACATTTTAACCTGTTGGAATCGAAAAAAGTATTTGATAATGTGGCCATTCCCCTCATTTTGTTGAAAAAGAATAAAAATGAAATTCGCCAGCGTGTTCTGGAACTGCTGGAGTTTGTTGGATTAGGCGACAAAGCTGGCAGCTATCCGAGTGAATTGTCAGGCGGACAGAAGCAGCGTGTCGGGATTGCAAGAGCGCTTGCCTCGAACCCCTCCATTCTCCTTTGTGATGAAGCGACGTCAGCGCTGGACCCACAGACGACGCGCTCCATTTTACAGCTTTTGAAAAAAATAAATGCGGAATACAATATTACGGTTATGATCATCACCCATGAAATGTCAGTCATTCAGGAGATTTGCAACAAGGTGGCGGTCATGGAAGAAGGACGGATTATTGAGCAAGGAAGCGTTCTGGAGGTATTCGGACATCCAAAGCATCCGACCACGCAAAATTTTGTGAAAACCGTTATTCAAAATAGTATTACAAACAGCGTGCAAAAATCGATAAAAAAAGAACCCGGAAGCGGCATTTACAAATTGGAATTTGTCGGCCAATGCGCTTCGGAACCCATTATGTATAAAATGATTCGTTCATATGCTGTGCAAGTCAATATTCTATTTGCCAATATGACCGAGATTGAAGAAACGACATTGGGAAAAGTGATTGTTCAGTTAAAAGGGGAGACTGCCGAGGTTGATAAAGCCTTGTCTTTCTTAAAAAGCAGCGGAGTCGGTGTAGAGGAGGTGGAAAAGCATGATGTCAACTACAGTTACAACTGA
- a CDS encoding methionine ABC transporter permease, protein MMSTTVTTDQFMQAIMDTLYMVGMSLFVGSLIGIPIGILLVVTRPGGVLESKILYTIINPVINVVRSLPFIILLVAIIPFTRLIVQTSIGTSAAIVPLIIYIAPYIGRLVENSLLEVNPGILEAAEAMGATPFQVVWYFLLPEAVGSLVLSLTTATIGLIGATAMAGTVGGGGVGDLAIVYGYQRFDTVVVVATVIILIIFVQGIQSLGNTLARKIRRY, encoded by the coding sequence ATGATGTCAACTACAGTTACAACTGATCAATTTATGCAGGCGATCATGGATACCCTTTATATGGTGGGGATGTCCTTGTTCGTGGGGTCTTTAATCGGAATACCTATCGGGATATTACTTGTGGTTACCCGTCCTGGCGGTGTTTTGGAGAGCAAGATACTGTATACCATTATCAATCCAGTGATCAACGTTGTCCGCTCCCTGCCATTTATCATATTGCTCGTCGCCATTATTCCGTTTACCCGGTTGATTGTTCAGACTTCGATTGGGACAAGCGCAGCGATCGTGCCGCTTATTATTTATATCGCACCTTATATCGGGCGCCTGGTAGAGAATTCCTTGCTTGAAGTCAATCCGGGAATTCTTGAAGCGGCAGAGGCGATGGGGGCTACACCGTTTCAAGTCGTTTGGTACTTTTTATTACCCGAGGCTGTAGGATCGTTAGTTCTATCCTTGACGACTGCGACCATTGGGTTAATTGGTGCGACCGCTATGGCTGGAACGGTTGGCGGCGGCGGAGTCGGAGACTTGGCTATCGTATATGGATACCAGCGATTTGACACTGTTGTAGTAGTTGCCACTGTAATTATCCTTATTATTTTCGTTCAAGGTATTCAATCATTAGGCAACACTTTGGCGAGAAAGATTCGCCGTTATTAG
- a CDS encoding uroporphyrinogen decarboxylase family protein: MSEWSKQDRFNALLSGERADRPIVSGWRHFIDKEQNAEDLAETTITFTKKYDWDWVKINPRATYLAEAWGNKYDFQDYQTVFPRQETTAVPTAANLWDLEVKKAADSAPLLEQLEAVRKIRQGLPDTPLIQTVFSPLTVLLFIVGRSAYVTKTVFGIENPVTLESLFTEHRAAAHHALHVISLTLADYVKELQQAGSDGLFYAVTGTAHPGLFSEAMFNEFSRPYDSIVLEAASYGKNVLHTCGTYSQPERFNDYRIDGISWDTKAEGNPDLDAALTATKVGGVDHALFAVNDIAQIQQQAVEALDLMKDQPFILAPNCAIPLNVTDEALKQLKKSVFEKETRV; this comes from the coding sequence GTGAGTGAATGGAGCAAACAAGACCGATTTAACGCATTATTATCCGGTGAAAGGGCGGATCGTCCGATTGTCAGCGGATGGCGTCATTTCATCGACAAAGAACAAAATGCAGAAGATTTGGCAGAAACGACGATTACTTTTACAAAGAAATATGATTGGGATTGGGTCAAAATTAATCCTAGAGCCACCTATCTGGCGGAAGCTTGGGGAAATAAGTATGACTTTCAGGACTACCAAACGGTATTCCCGAGGCAGGAAACGACGGCTGTTCCAACCGCAGCTAATCTTTGGGATCTTGAAGTGAAAAAAGCCGCAGATTCAGCGCCGTTATTGGAGCAACTAGAAGCGGTACGAAAAATTCGTCAGGGGCTGCCGGATACCCCTTTAATTCAAACCGTCTTTTCACCATTAACTGTACTGCTCTTTATTGTGGGCCGATCTGCTTATGTGACCAAAACGGTGTTTGGCATTGAGAATCCTGTCACCTTGGAATCGTTGTTCACCGAGCACAGAGCGGCGGCGCATCATGCGTTGCATGTGATTTCATTAACCTTGGCTGATTATGTAAAAGAGCTGCAGCAAGCGGGATCGGACGGACTGTTTTATGCGGTGACGGGTACAGCCCATCCGGGGTTGTTCAGTGAAGCGATGTTTAATGAATTTTCCAGACCTTATGATTCCATTGTACTTGAGGCTGCGAGCTACGGGAAAAATGTCCTGCATACTTGCGGAACCTATTCCCAGCCTGAAAGATTTAACGATTACCGGATCGACGGGATCAGCTGGGACACGAAGGCTGAAGGAAATCCGGACCTGGATGCGGCTTTAACGGCAACCAAGGTAGGCGGCGTCGATCATGCTTTGTTTGCGGTAAATGACATTGCTCAAATTCAGCAGCAGGCCGTGGAAGCTTTGGACCTGATGAAGGACCAGCCATTTATTCTCGCTCCAAATTGCGCAATCCCGCTTAACGTAACCGATGAAGCTCTGAAACAGCTAAAAAAATCTGTTTTTGAAAAGGAGACAAGAGTATGA